A window of Caldisericum sp. genomic DNA:
TTTACAAAAGGTAGAACAAGCACTTAACTACTTGTTAGAAAAAGAAAATTATAAAGGTGAAATTCATTTTTCACGCTTACCCAAAAAATTTCAAGGAGAATATGGACCAAAGGCGCGCATAGCACTAAATTGGCTTAAGGCTTTTGAAGAAGGACTTTCTGATTATGCAAAATTTAGTGCTTTAGCAGTTGATCGTTTCTCTCCAGCCTATGATCATTCAAGATTTTCTAAAGAATATCACGCTTATAATAGATTTACAGCAATGGCATTAAAGGGAGCAATAGCGTGGCTACTTGGTCCAGAAAATTTAGATGAACTTTCTATAGTTTTTATATCTGATGCAAAGTTCCGAATGAGACGTCCTGAAGAAGGTTGGATTGATAATTTTGAAGAATACATACCTTACCGTGCTCAATTAGATTCATATTTAAATCGTTTGGAAGGAAAGAAATATCCTATAGTTAAAATAGAAAGATTAGAAATAGAAGATTCTTCAAAAAATATTTTACTTCAATTTTGTGATGTTTTATTAGGCGCAACGCAAATGGCAATAGTAGCTAGATCTACTAAAGAAACTAAAATAAAACTTGGTAAAATGATTGTTAAATGGCATAAAGATTTATTTCTCCTCCCCATGGGAACAAACTTTTAATTTACAAAGAAAATTCCATTTATGGGCTTTTCCTGATAAAAATGGAGCTCCATATACTAACATTGATTTTGCTCTAAAAATTAATGATGGACAATTAAATCTACTTTTTTAGAATGCTCTCACTATGAGCTTATTTA
This region includes:
- a CDS encoding DUF3800 domain-containing protein, with protein sequence MKKEKDLFENIIERKATYCVFHDESIPNKRWFIIGLLFVQAEYLQKVEQALNYLLEKENYKGEIHFSRLPKKFQGEYGPKARIALNWLKAFEEGLSDYAKFSALAVDRFSPAYDHSRFSKEYHAYNRFTAMALKGAIAWLLGPENLDELSIVFISDAKFRMRRPEEGWIDNFEEYIPYRAQLDSYLNRLEGKKYPIVKIERLEIEDSSKNILLQFCDVLLGATQMAIVARSTKETKIKLGKMIVKWHKDLFLLPMGTNF